Proteins from a genomic interval of Motacilla alba alba isolate MOTALB_02 chromosome 11, Motacilla_alba_V1.0_pri, whole genome shotgun sequence:
- the LOC119705646 gene encoding galanin receptor type 1-like: MEEQEYNFVLPFAANTSKCSLETNQTEAPACWAGATRGGPEVVIVPVLFGLIFLLGMVGNTLVLVVLGRLRPGGRPSRSATNIFILNLSIADFSFLLFCVPFQATIYSLPEWIFGAFFCKWVHYSAMATMLVSIFTLVAMSVDRYIAVVHAKRSPCIRSKRNAALGVAAIWLLSLLIAIPVAQHQALMSGHQQAPNSSFCWEHWANGSTAKQMYKITILLVGYLLPLLLITCCYAKVLYHLHTKVKNISKKSERSKKKTAQTVLLVVAVFLLSWLPHHIITMWAEFGHFPLNNISFTFRIISHCLAYGNSCINPILYAFLSENFRKACRQVFTCKLFLRPVAAEKLARVRMENFSTTHSTTNV, translated from the exons ATGGAGGAGCAGGAATACAACTTTGTTCTTCCCTTTGCAGCCAACACCAGCAAGTGCAGCCTTGAGACCAACCAAACAGAGGCCCCAGCATGCTGGGCAGGAGCAACCAGGGGTGGCCCAGAGGTGGTGATTGTACCAGTGCtttttgggttgatttttctcctgggaatggTGGGAAACACGTTAgtgttggttgttttggggCGTCTGCGGCCTGGGGGCCGCCCATCGCGCAGTGCCACCAACATCTTCATCCTGAACTTAAGCATTGCAGActtctcctttctgctcttctgcGTTCCCTTCCAGGCCACCATCTACTCCCTGCCAGAGTGGATCTTCGGTGCCTTCTTTTGCAAGTGGGTTCACTACTCGGCCATGGCAACGATGCTGGTCAGCATCTTCACTCTGGTGGCCATGTCTGTGGACAGATACATTGCTGTGGTCCATGCCAAACGCTCGCCCTGCATCCGCAGCAAGCGCAACGCCGCCCTCGGCGTGGCTGCCatctggctgctgtccctcctcATTGCCATCCCCGTGGCCCAGCACCAGGCCCTCATGAGTGGCCACCAGCAGGCACCCAACAGCTCTttctgctgggagcactgggcaaACGGCTCCACGGCCAAGCAGATGTACAAGATTACCATCCTGCTGGTGGGAtacctcctgcccctgctgctcatCACCTGCTGCTATGCCAAG gtTTTATACCATCTCCATACGAAAGTAAAGAACATTTCCAAGAAGTCAGAGAGATCAAAGAAGAAG acGGCACAGACAGTGCTTCTCGTGGTTGCTGtgttcctgctctcctggtTGCCACACCACATCATCACCATGTGGGCAGAGTTTGGGCACTTTCCCTTGAACAACATCTCCTTCACCTTCCGCATCATCTCTCACTGCCTGGCCTACGGGAACTCCTGCATCAACCCCATCCTTTACGCTTTCCTCTCGGAGAATTTCCGCAAGGCCTGCCGCCAAGTCTTCACCTGCAAGCTCTTTCTGCGGCCGGTGGCTGCTGAGAAACTGGCCAGAGTGCGCATGGAGAACTTCTCTACCACCCACTCCACCACAAACGTGTAA
- the DDX28 gene encoding LOW QUALITY PROTEIN: probable ATP-dependent RNA helicase DDX28 (The sequence of the model RefSeq protein was modified relative to this genomic sequence to represent the inferred CDS: inserted 2 bases in 1 codon; deleted 2 bases in 1 codon) has product VPPEREPRGTATECHFPPANTGVLRREEAVGAPPGVTGLAGQRGPGSPSVRAPGDAPRPTGAFPSEGPXRRPARAPQGRDCSRGGGAGKALSRQRKKAKEGSGTSRRTHPPRVALPRLRGAGRTGASAGFRRHRPAPPPHVGAAMALGRAGPAFALPLLLPRRPAGSGTAAAAGSPQPPGAVVRVPWALRQRLQRGAQRRRREQGQAAAPRSGKLLLRSRRPELSQPRWQTVGRWEQPPLVSAGWKHRKAYGDYFQLEPSQAAAPALQAPPAESGQGPTFAELGLQPALLAGLERLSIGRPTAVQRLAIPALRRGRSALCAAETGSGKTLAYLLPLLERLLGRPEAAVEAAGPAAPRGLVVLPSRELAAQVGAVAAALCAPAGLAVRGLTGGGAAGGLRRQLRAPPPGPAVLLGTPGALREALRRRFLALERLRWMVLDEADSLMDESFTELLEEILAYAPLAAGAPGPAGPDEERTQVVVVGATFPAGLSETLAKFTDVGQFVTLSTQSLHRLPPHVQQKFVRLKGRDKLSELLQLLKERPSSGGAVLIFCNSASTVNWLGYILDDHKIKHLRLQGQMSAAARAGIFASFQKGDVSVLVCTDLASRGLDTSGVQLVVNYDFPDTLQDYLHRAGRVGRVGSKAPGAVVSFVTHRWDVDLVRKIETAARKRTGLPGMDSINKPSPKGS; this is encoded by the exons GTACCACCTGAAAGAGAGCCCAGAGGGACTGCCACCGAGTGTCATTTCCCACCCGCAAACACAGGC GTCCTTCGCCGGGAAGAGGCGGTGGGTGCCCCGCCAGGTGTGACGGGGCTCGCCGGGCAGCGGGGACCGGGCTCACCCAGCGTGAGGGCGCCGGGGGATGCTCCCCGCCCCACGGGCGCCTTCCCGAGCGAGGGGCC GCGCcgccctgccagagcccctcAGGGCCGCGACTGctcccgcggcggcggcgcggggaaGGCTCTCAGCCGGCAGCGGAAAAAGGCGAAAGAAGGGAGCGGCACCTCCCGCCGCACTCACCCTCCTCGCGTGGCTCTGCCGCGGCTCCGCGGGGCGGGGAGAACCGGGGCCAGCGCCGGTTTCAGGCGTCATcggccggcgccgccgccccaCGTGGGGGCCGCGATGgcgctgggccgggccgggccggcgtTCGCcctcccgctgctgctgccgcggCGGCCGGCGGGCAGCGGgacagcggcggcggcggggagcccgcagccccccggggCCGTGGTGCGCGTCCCCTGGGCCCTGCGGCAGCGCCTGCAGCGGGGCGCGCAGCGCCGGCGGCGCGAGCAGGGGCAGGCGGCGGCGCCGCGTTCCgggaagctgctgctgcggAGCCGGCGGCCGGAGCTGAGCCAGCCCCGCTGGCAGACGGTGGGGCGCTGGGAGCAGCCGCCGCTGGTGTCGGCGGGCTGGAAGCACCGGAAGGCGTACGGGGATTACTTCCAGCTGGAACCCTCGCAGGCGGCGGCTCCCGCCTTGCAGGCGCCGCCGGCTGAGTCGGGACAAGGCCCGACCTTTGccgagctggggctgcagcccgcGCTGCTGGCCGGCCTGGAGCGGCTCTCCATCGGCCGGCCCACGGCCGTGCAGCGCCTCGCCATCCCCGCGCTGCGCCGCGGCCGCAGCGCGCTGTGCGCCGCCGAGACGGGCAGCGGGAAGACTCTGGCGTACCTGCTGCCGCTGCTGGAGCGCCTGCTCGGCCGCCCCGAGGCGGCGGtggaggcggcggggccggcggcgcccCGCGGGCTGGTGGTGCTGCCGTCGCGGGAGCTGGCGGCGCAGGTGGGCgcggtggcggcggcgctgTGCGCGCCCGCGGGGCTGGCGGTGCGCGGCCTGacgggcggcggggccgcgggcgggctGCGCAGGCAGCTgcgggcgccgccgccgggccccgccgtGCTGCTGGGCACCCCCGGCGCGCTGCGGGAGGCGCTGCGGCGGCGCTTCCTGGCCCTGGAGAGGCTGCGCTGGATGGTGCTGGACGAGGCGGACTCGCTGATGGACGAGTCCTTCacggagctgctggaggagatcCTGGCGTACGCGCCCCTGGCCGCCGGCGCTCCCGGGCCGGCCGGTCCCGACGAGGAGAGGACGCAGGTGGTGGTGGTCGGAGCCACCTTCCCCGCGGGGCTGAGCGAGACGCTGGCGAAGTTCACTGACGTGGGCCAGTTTGTCACCCTCAGCACCCAGAGCCTGCACCGCCTGCCGCCTCACGTCCAGCAGAAGTTTGTCCGCCTCAAAGGCCGGGACAAGCTGTCcgaactgctgcagctgctcaaggAGCGCCCATCATCTGGAGGGGCTGTTCTCATCTTCTGCAACAGTGCCAGCACCGTCAACTGGCTGGGCTATATCCTGGACGACCACAAAATCAAGCACctgaggctgcaggggcagatGTCGGCAGCTGCTAGAGCTGGCATCTTTGCCTCTTTCCAGAAGGGTGATGTGTCTGTCCTTGTCTGCACTGACCTGGCCTCGCGCGGGCTGGACACCAGCGGTGTGCAGCTAGTGGTCAACTATGACTTCCCAGACACCCTGCAAGACTACCTGCACCGTGCTGGGAGAGTTGGCCGGGTTGGGAGCAAGGCACCTGGAGCTGTGGTTAGTTTTGTCACCCATCGGTGGGATGTGGACCTGGTACGGAAAATAGAGACTGCAGCCCGGAAAAGGACAGGTCTCCCAGGAATGGACTCTATTAATAAACCTTCACCTAAAGGAAGTTGA